The following proteins are encoded in a genomic region of Streptomyces gobiensis:
- a CDS encoding CBS domain-containing protein produces MAQFVREVMTPTVTSVRPDASLVEAAQLMRVQDIGDVLVAKEGQLIGVLTDRDIVMRAVADGVDPLTVSCQSVCTPKPITVSPDDEVTVAINLMRTHAVRRLPVAEAGRPLGIVTLGDLAQEQDPDSALADISRAAPDTWPGGAATQP; encoded by the coding sequence ATGGCACAGTTCGTACGGGAAGTCATGACCCCGACCGTCACCTCCGTACGCCCCGACGCCTCACTGGTGGAGGCGGCGCAGCTCATGCGCGTACAGGACATCGGGGATGTGCTGGTCGCCAAGGAAGGCCAGTTGATCGGTGTGCTCACCGACCGGGATATCGTGATGCGTGCGGTCGCCGACGGTGTGGACCCGCTGACCGTGAGCTGCCAGTCCGTCTGCACCCCGAAACCGATCACCGTCTCGCCCGACGACGAGGTCACGGTCGCCATCAATCTGATGCGGACCCACGCGGTCCGGCGGCTGCCGGTCGCTGAGGCGGGCCGCCCCCTGGGCATCGTCACCCTCGGTGACCTGGCGCAGGAGCAGGACCCCGACTCCGCACTCGCCGATATCAGCCGCGCCGCGCCGGACACCTGGCCCGGCGGAGCGGCTACCCAGCCGTGA
- a CDS encoding DUF6158 family protein, whose amino-acid sequence MSGIDPVRLTEAQLLKELETIHRTRHDTLLHGSADALATHNVRMAELEGEYLRRHPRRPVAAGRTREGARAREC is encoded by the coding sequence ATGAGCGGAATCGATCCGGTGCGGCTGACTGAGGCACAGCTCCTCAAGGAGCTGGAGACCATCCACCGCACCCGGCACGACACACTGCTGCATGGCTCGGCGGACGCCTTGGCCACCCACAACGTCCGCATGGCGGAGCTGGAGGGCGAATATCTGCGCCGCCACCCACGGCGCCCGGTCGCAGCCGGGCGCACCAGGGAAGGGGCCCGGGCCCGGGAGTGCTGA
- a CDS encoding catalase translates to MSEDRKQRQRAEHHADDPREGPLTTDQGVVVDHTDDALSAGERGPTLMEDFHFREKLTHFDHERIPERVVHARGAGAYGYFEPYASCGAFTRAAFLQDPSVRTPVFVRFSTVQGPRGSADTVRDVRGFATKFYTSEGNFDLVGNNMPVFFIQDGIKFPDFVHALKPEPHNEIPTGASAHDTLWDFVSLQPETLHMMMWLMSDRAIPRSYRMMQGFGVHTFRFVNARGESTFVKFHWKPKLGVHSLVWDEAQECQGRDPDFNRRDLWQSIEAGEYAEYELGVQLVPEWDEFAFDFDLLDPTKIIPEEQVPVQPLGRLVLDRNPENFFAETEQVAFHLGNVVPGIDFTNDPLLQARLFSYLDTQLIRLGGPNFSQLPVNRPVAPVRTNQRDGYHQSAIHSGTSYSPNSLGGGCPVIGGAGGGDGGVFRHHAEHIDGAKIRRRSSSFQDHYSQATLFWNSMSDWEKEHIVQAFRFELGKVGSVSIRERTVQELSNVDEGLAGSVAEGIGVARPEQPAVQHHKLCSPALSQESLRGDGSIRTRQIAVLVTAGVDAVQVREMREALSERGAVVEALAPHDGTVSGSDGQEHPVDRALPTVASVLYDAVLLPGGGPANARELAGDDAVIRFVRDAYRHGKAIGALGSGVGALATLEPRGLHIAGDGAGTVSDRGVVTDTADGLASVDFVHAFVEAVAAHRHRGRPRLLC, encoded by the coding sequence ATGTCCGAGGACCGCAAGCAGCGGCAGCGCGCCGAGCACCACGCCGATGATCCGAGGGAGGGACCGCTCACCACTGACCAGGGGGTAGTGGTCGACCACACCGATGACGCGCTCAGCGCGGGAGAGCGCGGCCCGACGCTGATGGAGGACTTTCACTTCCGCGAAAAGCTCACCCACTTCGACCATGAGCGCATCCCGGAACGGGTGGTGCACGCCAGAGGGGCGGGCGCCTATGGGTACTTCGAGCCGTATGCGAGCTGCGGGGCCTTCACCCGGGCGGCGTTCCTGCAGGATCCCTCGGTCCGTACGCCGGTCTTTGTGCGCTTCTCCACCGTGCAGGGGCCGCGCGGCTCGGCTGACACGGTGCGGGACGTGAGAGGCTTCGCCACCAAGTTCTACACCTCGGAGGGAAACTTCGACCTGGTGGGGAACAATATGCCGGTCTTCTTCATCCAGGACGGCATCAAGTTCCCCGACTTCGTGCACGCGCTCAAGCCCGAGCCCCACAATGAGATCCCGACCGGGGCCTCCGCCCACGACACCCTGTGGGACTTTGTCTCGCTGCAGCCCGAGACACTGCACATGATGATGTGGCTGATGTCGGACCGGGCCATCCCGCGCAGCTACCGGATGATGCAGGGCTTCGGTGTGCACACCTTCCGCTTCGTCAACGCGCGGGGTGAGAGCACCTTCGTGAAGTTCCACTGGAAGCCGAAGCTCGGGGTGCACTCGCTGGTCTGGGACGAGGCGCAGGAGTGCCAGGGCCGTGATCCGGACTTCAACCGGCGCGATCTGTGGCAGTCCATTGAGGCGGGTGAGTACGCGGAGTACGAGCTGGGTGTGCAACTCGTGCCGGAGTGGGACGAGTTCGCCTTTGACTTCGATCTCCTCGACCCGACGAAGATCATCCCAGAGGAGCAGGTGCCGGTGCAGCCCCTGGGCCGGCTCGTTCTCGACCGCAATCCGGAGAATTTCTTCGCCGAGACCGAGCAGGTCGCCTTCCATCTGGGGAATGTGGTGCCCGGCATCGACTTCACCAATGATCCGCTGCTCCAGGCGCGGCTCTTCTCCTATCTGGACACCCAGCTGATCCGGCTCGGCGGCCCCAACTTCTCCCAGCTGCCGGTCAACCGGCCGGTCGCGCCGGTCCGGACCAACCAGCGCGACGGCTATCACCAGTCCGCCATTCACTCGGGCACCAGCTACTCGCCCAATTCACTCGGCGGTGGCTGCCCGGTGATCGGCGGGGCCGGCGGCGGTGACGGCGGCGTCTTCCGACACCACGCGGAACACATCGACGGCGCGAAGATCCGGCGGCGCAGCTCCAGCTTCCAGGACCACTACAGCCAGGCCACGCTCTTCTGGAACAGCATGAGCGACTGGGAGAAGGAGCACATCGTCCAGGCGTTCCGCTTCGAACTGGGCAAGGTCGGCTCGGTCAGTATCCGGGAGCGCACGGTGCAGGAGCTGTCGAACGTCGATGAGGGGCTGGCCGGATCCGTCGCCGAGGGCATCGGGGTCGCCCGGCCGGAGCAGCCCGCAGTCCAGCACCACAAGCTCTGCTCACCGGCGCTCAGCCAGGAGTCGCTGCGCGGTGACGGATCCATCCGCACCCGGCAGATCGCGGTGCTCGTCACCGCCGGGGTCGACGCCGTCCAGGTCCGGGAGATGCGGGAGGCCCTGAGCGAACGCGGCGCGGTCGTCGAGGCGCTCGCCCCGCACGACGGCACGGTGTCCGGCTCGGACGGTCAGGAGCACCCGGTGGACCGGGCTCTTCCCACGGTCGCCTCGGTGCTCTACGACGCGGTGCTGCTGCCCGGCGGAGGGCCGGCCAACGCGCGGGAGCTGGCGGGCGATGACGCGGTGATCCGTTTCGTACGCGACGCCTACCGGCACGGCAAGGCGATCGGCGCGCTGGGGTCCGGCGTCGGAGCGCTGGCCACGCTGGAACCGCGTGGACTGCACATCGCGGGCGATGGCGCGGGCACGGTCAGCGACCGTGGGGTGGTGACGGATACGGCGGACGGTCTGGCGAGTGTGGACTTCGTCCACGCCTTCGTCGAGGCCGTGGCGGCGCACCGGCACCGGGGCAGGCCCCGGCTGCTGTGCTAA
- a CDS encoding TIGR03557 family F420-dependent LLM class oxidoreductase, translating into MTEYGYFLASEDYGPNALVEQAQMAEQAGFTSLWISDHYHPWNDVQGHSPFVWSVIGALSRATTLHVETAVTCPTVRIHPAVIAQAAATSGILLGGRFRLGVGSGEALNEHIFGDAWPRTAVRHEMLEEAVEIIRRLMTGDEVSHQGRHYTVENARLYDVPDEPVPIDVAGAGPAATELAARIGDGFITMSPDREAVDRFRHSGGGRQQGQASAHGGMKVCYDTDRDAAVRAVHQRWPNMFLPGELGQLLPTPRHFEQAAQLVTEQQVADSPIPCGDDEEEHIRSARAYVDAGFDVVLINQIGPDMRGFFDFYRTKVLPRLAR; encoded by the coding sequence ATGACCGAGTACGGCTACTTCCTGGCCAGCGAGGACTATGGGCCGAACGCCCTCGTCGAGCAGGCACAGATGGCGGAGCAGGCTGGTTTCACCTCGCTGTGGATCTCCGACCACTATCACCCGTGGAACGATGTCCAGGGACACAGCCCCTTCGTATGGTCTGTCATCGGCGCCCTGTCCCGGGCGACCACTCTTCACGTGGAGACCGCGGTGACCTGCCCGACCGTCCGTATTCACCCCGCGGTCATCGCACAGGCCGCCGCGACCAGCGGCATCCTGCTGGGCGGCCGCTTCCGGCTGGGTGTCGGCAGCGGCGAGGCACTGAACGAGCACATCTTCGGTGACGCCTGGCCGCGCACGGCCGTACGGCACGAGATGCTCGAGGAGGCGGTCGAGATCATCCGGCGGCTGATGACCGGAGACGAGGTCAGCCACCAAGGGCGGCACTACACCGTCGAGAACGCCCGGCTCTATGACGTCCCCGATGAACCGGTGCCGATCGATGTGGCGGGTGCCGGTCCGGCCGCGACCGAGCTGGCCGCACGGATCGGTGACGGCTTCATCACCATGTCGCCCGACCGGGAGGCCGTGGACCGCTTCCGGCACAGCGGCGGCGGACGACAGCAGGGCCAGGCGTCCGCACACGGCGGGATGAAGGTCTGCTACGACACGGACCGTGACGCGGCGGTACGCGCCGTACACCAGCGCTGGCCGAACATGTTCCTCCCCGGCGAGCTGGGGCAGCTGCTGCCCACACCCCGCCACTTCGAGCAGGCGGCCCAGCTGGTGACCGAGCAGCAGGTGGCCGACTCCCCCATCCCGTGCGGCGATGACGAGGAGGAGCACATCCGCAGCGCGCGCGCCTACGTGGACGCCGGATTCGATGTGGTCCTCATCAACCAGATCGGCCCGGATATGCGCGGCTTCTTCGACTTCTACCGCACCAAGGTCCTGCCACGGCTGGCTCGTTGA
- a CDS encoding phage holin family protein, which translates to MTDKRMYPKPGEGPGPVRAEDVSEPVARLIREEIRVATDELRTELREHARRREVRLRSAAAVLGLFAGATLTAALVLLLDLVMVAWVAALVVGLLLAVLAWALRTATRERPRHMDAPGGAQDAVVVPGTPPGGPVPPQPPTAKPPPPEEAERPEEPGQR; encoded by the coding sequence ATGACCGATAAGAGGATGTATCCCAAGCCCGGTGAGGGACCCGGTCCGGTACGGGCCGAGGATGTCTCTGAGCCGGTGGCGAGGCTCATCCGGGAGGAAATCCGGGTCGCCACCGATGAGCTGCGCACCGAGCTGCGCGAGCATGCCCGCCGCCGTGAGGTGCGGCTGCGCAGCGCCGCCGCCGTGCTGGGCCTGTTCGCCGGTGCGACGCTGACCGCGGCCCTGGTGCTGCTGCTCGATCTGGTGATGGTGGCCTGGGTGGCGGCTCTTGTGGTCGGCCTGCTGCTGGCGGTGCTGGCCTGGGCGCTGCGTACCGCCACCCGGGAACGGCCGCGCCATATGGACGCACCGGGCGGCGCACAGGACGCGGTCGTCGTACCCGGCACACCGCCGGGCGGGCCCGTACCGCCGCAGCCCCCGACCGCCAAGCCCCCGCCCCCGGAGGAGGCGGAGCGCCCCGAGGAGCCCGGTCAGCGCTAG
- a CDS encoding SigB/SigF/SigG family RNA polymerase sigma factor, whose protein sequence is MTTVQARAKHARHSHDDAPDTTAQFERIAALPDGPEREALCQEVVRAWMPMAQRLARHFRNRGESIEDLEQVAALGLVKAVRRYEPGRGSAFESFAVPTIVGEVKRHFRDHMWGLHVPRRVQELRNRVRTAHRRVSTRLDGRTPSVQQLAEISGLTEEEVRTGAEALDSYSTLSLDAELPGSDDGYSLMDALGTAEPGYDLVVDRESVKPRLAGLPERERKILYLRYFCDMTQSNIAEQLGISQMHVSRLLSRTCERLHNEIEADRQCARTEAPSPRPRRCNSQSA, encoded by the coding sequence ATGACGACCGTACAAGCACGCGCCAAGCACGCACGTCACTCACATGACGACGCCCCTGACACCACGGCCCAGTTCGAGCGCATCGCGGCGCTGCCGGACGGGCCGGAACGTGAGGCACTGTGTCAGGAGGTCGTGAGGGCTTGGATGCCGATGGCGCAGCGGCTCGCCCGGCATTTCCGAAACCGGGGGGAGTCGATCGAGGACCTTGAGCAGGTGGCCGCCCTGGGCCTGGTGAAGGCCGTCCGCCGCTATGAACCAGGGCGCGGCAGCGCCTTCGAGAGTTTCGCCGTACCCACGATCGTCGGCGAGGTGAAGCGGCACTTCCGTGACCATATGTGGGGCCTGCATGTGCCCCGGAGAGTGCAGGAACTGCGTAACCGAGTGCGCACCGCCCACCGGCGGGTCAGCACCCGGCTCGATGGCCGCACCCCAAGCGTTCAACAGCTCGCTGAGATCAGCGGCCTTACCGAGGAAGAGGTACGTACCGGCGCGGAGGCGCTGGACAGCTACAGCACGCTGTCCCTGGACGCCGAGCTGCCCGGCTCCGATGACGGCTACTCGCTGATGGACGCGCTGGGCACCGCGGAGCCCGGCTATGACCTGGTGGTGGACCGGGAGTCGGTCAAGCCGCGGCTCGCCGGTCTCCCGGAACGCGAACGCAAGATCCTCTATCTCCGCTATTTCTGCGATATGACGCAGAGCAACATAGCCGAGCAGCTGGGCATCTCCCAGATGCATGTATCCCGGCTGCTCAGCCGTACGTGCGAACGGCTGCACAACGAGATCGAGGCCGACCGGCAGTGTGCCCGCACCGAGGCACCGTCACCCCGACCCCGGCGGTGCAACTCGCAGTCGGCGTAG
- a CDS encoding class I SAM-dependent methyltransferase, translated as MPEETAVYTHGHHESVLRSHFPHSLKGMGGAPMRTAANSAGYLLPWLRPGMTLLDVGCGPGTITADLAQLVAPGRVTAVDHSADILTAARAVAAERGLDQVEFRQADVHVLDFPDDTFDVVHAHQVLQHVGDPVQALREMRRVCRPGGTIAVRESDYAAMTWYPRLPALDTWQELYGRVARANGGEPDAGRRLLAWARAAGCTEIAASSATWCFATPEDRAWWSGLWADRTVGSDYARIAVDGGHTTADELARIAGAWRTWGAHPDGWFSVLHGEIRCRA; from the coding sequence ATGCCGGAGGAGACCGCCGTGTACACCCACGGCCACCACGAGTCCGTACTGCGCTCCCACTTCCCCCATAGCCTTAAGGGCATGGGCGGTGCCCCCATGCGCACCGCCGCCAACTCGGCGGGGTATCTGCTGCCCTGGCTGCGGCCCGGAATGACCCTGCTCGATGTGGGCTGCGGCCCAGGCACCATCACCGCCGATCTCGCCCAGCTGGTCGCACCGGGCCGGGTCACGGCGGTCGATCACAGCGCGGACATCCTGACGGCCGCCCGCGCGGTCGCCGCTGAACGCGGTCTGGACCAGGTCGAGTTCCGCCAGGCCGATGTGCACGTCCTGGACTTCCCCGATGACACCTTCGATGTCGTCCACGCCCATCAGGTCCTCCAGCACGTGGGCGACCCGGTGCAAGCGTTGCGGGAGATGCGCCGGGTGTGCCGCCCGGGCGGGACCATCGCCGTCCGCGAGTCGGACTACGCCGCGATGACCTGGTATCCACGACTGCCCGCGCTGGACACCTGGCAGGAGCTCTACGGCCGGGTCGCCCGCGCCAATGGCGGCGAGCCGGACGCGGGCCGCCGGCTGCTGGCCTGGGCCCGGGCGGCGGGCTGCACCGAGATCGCGGCCTCCTCGGCCACCTGGTGCTTCGCCACACCGGAGGACCGCGCCTGGTGGAGCGGCCTCTGGGCGGACCGCACGGTCGGCTCGGACTACGCCCGCATCGCGGTGGACGGCGGGCATACGACGGCGGACGAGCTGGCGCGGATCGCGGGGGCCTGGCGTACCTGGGGGGCGCATCCGGACGGCTGGTTCTCCGTCCTGCACGGCGAGATCCGGTGCCGCGCCTGA
- a CDS encoding VOC family protein produces MDILGTSLRVCVDDLDSAIAVYERLTGAEAMRFESGPVSAAAVGPFILMTGPAGHLEVLRKITATLAVRDADTAVAELKAVGADIIAGPQPTPIGRSVVARHPDGSIFEYVDRPGAGG; encoded by the coding sequence ATGGACATCCTGGGAACATCACTGCGTGTGTGCGTCGACGATCTGGACTCCGCGATCGCGGTGTACGAACGCCTGACCGGGGCCGAGGCGATGCGTTTCGAGAGCGGTCCGGTGTCGGCCGCCGCGGTCGGCCCCTTCATTCTGATGACCGGGCCCGCCGGGCATCTGGAGGTACTACGCAAGATCACAGCCACCCTGGCGGTCCGGGACGCGGATACGGCGGTGGCTGAACTCAAGGCGGTCGGCGCCGACATCATCGCCGGTCCGCAACCCACCCCGATCGGCCGCAGCGTGGTGGCCCGCCACCCGGACGGCTCCATCTTCGAGTACGTCGACCGTCCGGGAGCGGGCGGCTAG
- a CDS encoding bifunctional phosphatase PAP2/diacylglycerol kinase family protein, producing MVARRAWPGAEPVLPRLSRSANHGLLWFATAAAIAASGLGGRSRVGRAALRGTASLALASLTVNTLGKRSVRRVRPLLDAVPVIRQLHRQPVSTSFPSGHSASAAAFATGVALESRGWGVAVAPVAASVAFSRVYVGVHYPSDVLAGLALGVGAAFAVRGLFPGPEPVRPPASAPALPEGRGLVVVVNTGAGPAPPAVEQITALLPGAELRLYHSRQGDGQLAGTLESAALRAVELGGALGVFGGDGTVSAAARTAARHRLPLAVLPGGRRNHFASDLGITTPAAACTAVTSGEAVAVDLAHFGTDGSFINTFALGVYPDLLRTRDRWAPYIGEWSAGVLAAARALRRGRTVEVSVNGVHRHLRLLFAGNCRYKGLGLTPRRRSNLADGLLDIRVVQSGRSPVWAHARLRKLQIDWIEPGTRLAYDGEVMDAPGELLLTKTDHALTVYRPLTT from the coding sequence ATGGTGGCCAGGCGTGCGTGGCCGGGTGCCGAACCGGTGCTGCCCCGGCTCAGCCGCAGTGCGAACCACGGGCTGCTGTGGTTCGCCACCGCTGCCGCGATCGCCGCCTCCGGGCTCGGCGGCCGGTCACGGGTGGGACGCGCCGCACTGCGCGGCACCGCCTCGCTGGCGCTCGCGTCGTTGACGGTCAACACCCTGGGCAAGCGGTCAGTACGCAGGGTCCGGCCGCTGCTGGATGCCGTACCGGTGATCCGGCAGCTGCACCGGCAGCCGGTCAGCACCTCGTTCCCGTCGGGGCACTCGGCCTCGGCGGCGGCCTTCGCCACGGGAGTGGCCCTTGAGTCACGCGGCTGGGGCGTCGCGGTGGCCCCGGTGGCGGCCTCCGTCGCGTTCTCCCGTGTCTACGTGGGGGTGCACTACCCCAGCGATGTGCTGGCGGGCCTGGCCCTGGGCGTGGGCGCGGCCTTCGCTGTCCGCGGGCTGTTCCCGGGCCCCGAACCGGTCCGGCCGCCCGCGTCGGCTCCCGCGCTGCCGGAAGGCCGCGGCCTGGTCGTCGTGGTCAATACGGGCGCGGGCCCGGCGCCCCCGGCCGTCGAGCAGATCACCGCGCTGCTGCCGGGAGCCGAGTTGCGGCTGTACCACTCCCGCCAGGGCGACGGACAGCTCGCCGGGACGCTGGAGAGCGCGGCGCTGCGAGCGGTTGAACTCGGCGGGGCGCTGGGGGTGTTCGGGGGCGACGGCACGGTCAGCGCCGCCGCCCGGACCGCCGCCCGGCACCGGCTGCCGCTGGCGGTGCTGCCGGGCGGACGGCGCAACCACTTCGCCTCCGATCTGGGCATCACCACCCCGGCAGCGGCCTGCACCGCGGTGACCAGCGGCGAGGCGGTGGCCGTGGATCTGGCCCACTTCGGCACGGACGGCAGCTTTATCAACACCTTCGCGCTGGGCGTCTATCCGGACCTGCTGCGGACCCGGGACCGCTGGGCGCCGTATATAGGCGAGTGGTCCGCGGGCGTGCTGGCCGCCGCACGGGCACTGCGCCGCGGACGGACGGTGGAGGTCAGCGTCAACGGAGTGCACCGTCATCTGCGGCTGCTCTTCGCGGGGAACTGCCGGTACAAGGGGCTGGGGCTCACGCCACGGCGGAGAAGCAATCTGGCGGACGGGCTGCTGGATATCCGGGTGGTCCAGTCGGGGCGGTCGCCGGTGTGGGCGCACGCCAGGCTGCGAAAGCTGCAGATCGACTGGATCGAGCCGGGCACCCGGCTGGCGTACGACGGTGAAGTCATGGACGCCCCCGGCGAATTGCTGCTGACCAAGACCGACCACGCACTGACGGTCTACCGGCCGCTGACCACATAG
- a CDS encoding aminotransferase class I/II-fold pyridoxal phosphate-dependent enzyme — translation MSVTARDNRTRDHSIAPVLDALTEHRRGVRHRSFTPPGHKQGAGADPRVIATLGQDVFAADLPSLSGLDDRRMSGRILADAQALMADAVGAEHAFFSTCGSSLAVKSAMLSVAGPYDELLVARNAHKSVVSGLVLAGIEPVWVRPHWDAGYHFSHPPGPQEVAEAFARHPDAKGMVLISPTAYGTCADTRGIAEVCHQQGRPLIVDEAWGAHLPFHPRLPDGAMEAGADVGVTSVHKMGAGLEQASVFHLRGQLVDPSVLRMREELLETASPSVLIYAAIDGWRRQMAERGRELLDDALSLADGLREAVGKLAGLTPLAEELTGPGRAYDRDPLVTVIDVPGLGTSGYAVADWLRAHRQIDVALADHRRIVIQLTHADSQESVLDLTDALIELVKQRGSLPPPAEVRLPSPAGLEQEQVMLPRDAYFGPAEQVPAEDAVGRIAAETASPCPPGLPVLVPGERISRETVDYLTSGVQAGMYVPDTADQTLRTLRVVARR, via the coding sequence ATGTCAGTGACCGCCCGGGACAACCGCACCCGGGACCACTCCATCGCACCGGTCCTGGACGCGCTCACCGAGCACCGGCGCGGCGTGCGACACCGCTCCTTCACCCCGCCGGGGCACAAGCAGGGAGCCGGCGCCGATCCCCGGGTCATCGCCACCCTCGGGCAGGACGTCTTCGCGGCCGATCTGCCGTCGCTGAGCGGCCTGGACGACCGCCGGATGTCCGGCAGGATTCTCGCCGACGCCCAGGCACTGATGGCGGACGCGGTCGGGGCCGAGCACGCCTTCTTCTCGACCTGCGGCAGTTCGCTGGCGGTCAAGTCGGCCATGCTCTCGGTGGCGGGCCCGTACGACGAGCTGCTGGTGGCCCGTAACGCCCACAAGTCCGTGGTCTCCGGTCTGGTACTGGCCGGCATTGAGCCGGTGTGGGTACGGCCGCACTGGGACGCCGGCTACCACTTCTCCCATCCGCCGGGCCCGCAGGAGGTCGCCGAAGCCTTCGCCCGCCACCCCGACGCCAAGGGGATGGTGCTGATCTCCCCCACGGCGTACGGGACCTGCGCCGATACCCGGGGCATCGCGGAGGTCTGCCATCAGCAGGGCCGCCCGCTGATCGTGGACGAGGCCTGGGGCGCCCATCTGCCGTTCCACCCCCGGCTGCCCGACGGAGCCATGGAGGCGGGCGCCGATGTCGGTGTGACCAGCGTGCACAAGATGGGCGCCGGTCTGGAGCAAGCCTCGGTCTTCCATCTGCGGGGACAGCTGGTGGATCCGTCGGTGCTGCGCATGCGGGAGGAGCTGCTGGAGACCGCCAGCCCCTCGGTACTCATCTACGCCGCGATCGACGGCTGGCGGCGGCAGATGGCCGAGCGGGGCCGCGAACTGCTGGACGACGCCCTGTCGCTGGCCGATGGGCTGCGCGAGGCCGTCGGCAAGCTCGCCGGGCTGACCCCGCTCGCGGAGGAGCTCACCGGGCCGGGCCGGGCGTATGACCGCGATCCGCTGGTCACCGTCATCGATGTCCCGGGGCTTGGCACCAGCGGCTACGCGGTGGCGGACTGGCTGCGTGCGCACCGCCAGATCGATGTCGCGCTGGCCGACCACCGCCGTATCGTCATCCAGCTCACCCACGCCGACAGCCAGGAGTCGGTCCTCGACCTCACCGACGCCCTGATCGAGCTGGTCAAGCAGCGCGGCTCGCTGCCGCCCCCGGCGGAGGTGCGCCTGCCCTCGCCCGCCGGTCTGGAGCAGGAGCAGGTGATGCTGCCCCGCGACGCCTACTTCGGGCCGGCCGAGCAGGTACCCGCCGAGGACGCGGTCGGCCGCATCGCCGCGGAGACGGCCAGTCCCTGTCCGCCGGGGTTGCCGGTGCTCGTACCGGGCGAACGCATCAGCCGGGAGACGGTGGATTATCTGACGTCGGGCGTCCAGGCCGGTATGTATGTGCCGGACACCGCGGACCAGACGCTGCGCACCCTGCGGGTGGTGGCGCGCCGGTGA
- a CDS encoding Vms1/Ankzf1 family peptidyl-tRNA hydrolase codes for MELGFLNPLYDRPGPWASVYFDTTTTSEDAPAQQELSARAACDRLAQQGADEPTCRAVYDTLSALPRTSQPPGRAVFATHGEVVLDPALTTPPPGGGPYTCWAPLPHTGPLLDFGEAEPSCLIAHIDRTGADFEIRGPLGTHSAGRVDGDDWPVHRTPTTDWSERRFQNAVENTWDRNAAVIAEALLACQKETGATLVVLTGEHRQCLTVRDNLPPETRDAVVEAERSGRLDDEVEAARAAHIHRNTAQVMDRFLAGRVPTEEGQVDAVEGVPALVGAAREHRIAALLVRPDGPDLYREVWVGDEPDQIAVRRTEAHYLGELHPVSARADDALLRSAATTGAEVISVRPHAEEPELPTGLPVGGLGALLRWPYEGGAPPGGGARPHESIRW; via the coding sequence ATGGAGCTCGGATTCCTCAACCCGCTCTATGACCGGCCCGGCCCCTGGGCTTCGGTCTACTTCGACACTACGACCACTTCCGAGGACGCGCCTGCCCAGCAGGAGCTGAGCGCCCGCGCGGCCTGTGACCGGCTGGCGCAGCAGGGCGCTGACGAACCCACCTGCCGGGCCGTGTACGACACGCTGAGCGCGTTGCCGCGTACCTCGCAGCCGCCGGGGCGGGCGGTGTTCGCCACTCATGGCGAGGTGGTGCTCGACCCGGCGCTGACGACTCCGCCGCCCGGCGGCGGGCCGTACACCTGCTGGGCGCCGCTGCCGCACACCGGTCCGCTGCTGGACTTCGGCGAAGCCGAGCCCAGCTGCCTGATCGCCCATATCGATCGCACCGGTGCGGACTTCGAGATACGTGGCCCGCTCGGTACCCACAGCGCGGGCCGGGTCGATGGGGACGACTGGCCGGTCCATCGGACCCCGACCACCGACTGGTCCGAACGGCGCTTCCAGAACGCGGTCGAGAACACCTGGGACCGTAACGCGGCGGTCATCGCGGAGGCGCTGCTGGCCTGCCAGAAGGAGACCGGCGCCACCCTGGTCGTCCTCACCGGTGAGCACCGCCAGTGCCTGACCGTACGGGACAATCTGCCGCCCGAAACGCGTGACGCGGTGGTGGAGGCCGAGCGCTCGGGGCGGCTGGACGACGAGGTGGAGGCGGCCCGCGCCGCCCATATCCATCGGAACACCGCCCAGGTGATGGACCGCTTCCTGGCGGGCCGGGTGCCCACCGAGGAGGGCCAGGTCGACGCCGTCGAAGGCGTGCCCGCACTGGTCGGCGCGGCCCGGGAGCACCGCATCGCCGCTCTTCTCGTACGGCCCGACGGCCCCGATCTGTACCGCGAGGTATGGGTCGGCGACGAACCCGACCAGATCGCGGTGCGCCGCACCGAGGCCCACTATCTGGGCGAGCTGCACCCGGTCTCGGCCCGCGCCGATGACGCGCTGCTGCGCTCGGCGGCCACCACGGGGGCCGAAGTGATCTCCGTACGACCGCACGCCGAGGAGCCGGAGCTGCCCACTGGGCTGCCGGTCGGCGGTCTGGGTGCGCTGCTGCGCTGGCCGTACGAGGGCGGCGCGCCGCCCGGTGGCGGGGCACGTCCACACGAGTCGATCCGCTGGTGA